GCAGGAACTATTTCCATCTTCTTCTTAAATCAACTTCCATAAGAAAAGCGCAAGCGCCTTGGTCAGCCCCGACAGGCAAATGTACTTCGGCAAGAAAAGTCGCTCTTTGACTTTACTTGCACATTTGACCCGAGCTCTAACAATCATCGCTTTATCAAGCCATGATTGTTACAAGATACTCAAGGTAGCTTATTCAGGATGAAAACTGGCTAGGAGCTGGAGCTGGACAATTCTCAAGGATTTTTTTAAATTCTTATATTCAAAAACAAAAAAACAGAGCGGGGATTCCCGCTCTGTTTTTTTGTTCTTATTTATGATCTGTTTTTTTAGAATATTGATTTTTACCTGCTTGGCGATTTTTTTCGCGCATCATATTTTTTTCATGTCTTAATGCATTATTATCTTGTGCTTTTTTATCATTATCAGAAGTGTGCGGCATATTGTTACCCCTTTCGTCATTCCTTTTCAATCATTATTGTCTGTCATAACGAAAAAGAGTATGTAAATTTGTTAATCTTTTTTTACATAGGTCCAGCTTCCCTCTTGATAGGCCTTTCCTTCCTTCATTAGCTTTCCAAGTGCCCGCTTAAACGCACCCTTGCTTAGATTGAAGCGTTCTTGAATATCCTCAGGCATACTTTTATCAGAATAAGGCATCGCCCCATTTCTACTGAGTAGATATTCATAAATACGCTCTGAGTCGATATCTTGAGATTCTGCTTTTCTTGCCAGCAGGGAAACATTTACCGTGCCATCTTCCTTCACATCGATGATCCGGCCCTCTACTTTTTCTCCTAACCGAGGCTCTTGTCCTCTCTGCGATTCATGAATGAAGCCTTTAAAGCCTTCAATTGTATAAATCCAACTACCTACCTTAGCTGTTCTATAAATATGTCCTTGAACGTTTTTATTAAAATGTTGTCTAGTAGCTTTTACTGAAATGGATTCAATAATGGGGTCAGTCGCAAGTTTGGCATATAAAAGATTATTGCTGCTAAGTTTTAATGTAATATAAACTAAATCTCCGATTTTAGGCCAAACAGACTTGTGTACTGGCAAATCATCGATCCCTAATAAAATGTCCTTAGGAAGTCCAATATTTAGAAAAACACCAATTCTAGGGTTTGTATCTGTTACCTTAACCCAACCATAACGGCCGACTGCTATTTCTGGAATGTTAGTTGAAGCGGAGACACGTCCTTCTGAATCAACAAATAAAAAGACTTCCACTTCATCGCCTTCCTCTAATTCTTGTTTTGCTTGATTAAAGTGCAACAACACATCATCATTGCCATCTGTTAAAAAATAGCCAAATGCTGCTTTTCTTGCTACAGTTAGTGTGGCTGTTTGCCCGATTAATTCATTTATTGACATCATAACGTTCCTTTCCTTTGAAGCGTTTTATAACTCATCTACTATTTTGGATAATATAGCCGTTTTTAATAAAGTTGTTTGAACTGATTTATTTTACTATAATGTACCCATAAAGGGAAACTTTAGCAGGTATTGTTTCTAAAAACCAATTATTAACTCGGAGGTTTGTATTATGTCTAAAGATAGTTCATTTGATATTGTATCTAAAGTTGATTTTTCCGAAGTCACCAATGCTATTACGCAAACAATGAAGGAAATTAGTACACGCTATGACTTCAAAGGGAGTAAAAGTGAAGTTTCTTTAGATAAAGAAGAGCTTGTTCTCATTTCTGATGACGAATATAAGTTGGACCAATTAAAGGATGTTTTACTAGGAAAGATGATTAAAAGGGGAATTCCTATTAGAAACCTTGATTATGGAAAAATTGAAAAAGCATCAGGTGGGACTGTTCGTCAAAGAGCGAAGCTTATTCAAGGGATTGATAAGGAGAATGCGAAAAAAATCAATACCATTATTAAAAACAGTGGGGTAAAAGTAAAAAGTCAGGTTCAAGATGACCAAGTAAGAGTAAGTGGCAAAAATCGGGATGATTTACAAAAAATTATATCCTTGGTACGGGACGCGGACTTAACGGTAGATGTACAATTTATTAACTATAGATAAAAGTTCAATAATCGTGACAGGTTTTATTTATCACTGAATCGTGTATACAAGACGAAAAGGATTCTAGTCCTTCTCGTCTTTTTTTATTTTTGTTTCATAAATTCGCTGTTTGATCAAAAAATAACATGATAATAATCTTAGGAGGTTTGATAAATGAGTAATAATCAAAATAACCAAAAGCAGACATTTCCCCCACAGCATCAGAACCATCAGCCCGGTATAGAAAGTGAGATGAATCCTCGTCCTATTTTCGTCGATCCGAATTATAAAGCAGGAGGTAAATTATCTGGAAAAACAGCGATTATCACTGGAGGTGACAGTGGCATTGGAAGAGCCGTGGCTATTTATTTTGCTAAGGAAGGGGCAGATGTTTCCATAGCGTATTTAAATGAACAGCAGGATGCAGAAGAAACAAAGCAATTAATTGAGTCAGAAGGCCGTCAGTGTCTCCTTTTCTCAGGTGATGTGGGGGAAGAAGACCATTGTAAAGAGATTGTCAAACAAACCATTGATCATTTTGGAAAGCTGGATATCCTTGTGAATAATGCAGCCGAGCAGCACCCGCAACAAAGTTTATTAAATATCACAGCAGCTCAGCTTGAAAAAACATTTCGAACCAATATTTTTTCCTATTTTCATATGACAAAAATGGCCCTTCCATTTTTAAAAAAAGGAGCTTCCATTATTAATACTGCATCTATTACCGCTTATGAAGGGAACGAACAGCTATTAGATTATTCAGCTACAAAAGGAGCTATCGTTTCATTTACTCGTTCTTTAGCCAAGTCTCTTGCAACCCAGGGAATCCGTGTAAACGGGGTTGCTCCTGGACCGATATGGACCCCACTCATTCCATCTACCTTTTCAGCTGATCAAGTGGCTACCTTTGGTTCCAATACCCCGATGGAAAGAGCGGGGCAGCCCTATGAGCTGGCACCAAGTTATGTATTCCTAGCTTCTGACGACTCTTCGTTTGTTAGCGGTCAAATGATTCATGTCAACGGTGGAAAAGTTGTGAATGGATAAAAACAACCGCATTGGGGTAACCTAATGGATTTACTTAAGAGGTGCCTGACCGCTTTTCGGCAGCGTAAATGACAGTCTATTTTACTAAGAAATCAACATTAAGGAGAGTCACTGAATAAATTGTATATGCGCTCTTTTGCTCTAAACGACCGAAGTCCTGATTTTTTTTTACGCTTCGGTCGTTATGAACCCTTCTAATCGACCGAAGTCCTGATTTTTTTACCCCTTCGGTCGTTATGAACCCTTCTAAACGACCGGAGCCCTGATTTTTTTACCCCTTCGGTCGTTATGAACCCTTCTAATCGACCGAAGACCTGATTTTTTTACCCCTTCGGTCGTTATGAACTCTTCTAAACGACCGGAGCCCTGATTTTTTTACCCCTTCGGTCGTTATGAACCCTTTAAAACGACCGAAGTCCTGATTTTTTTACCCCTTCGGTCGTTATGAACCCTTCTAAACGACCGAAGTCCTGATTTTTTTACCCCTTCGGTCGTTATGAACCCTTCTAATCGACCGAAGTCCTGATTTTTTTACCCCTTCGGTCGTTATGAACCCTTCTAATCGACCAAAGACCTGATTTTTTTACCCCTTCGTTCGTTATGAACCCTTTTAAACGACCGAAGTCCTGATTTTCTTACCGCTTCGGTCGTTATGAACCCTTCTAATCGACCGAAGTCCTGATTTTTTTACCCCTTCGGTCGTTATGAACCCTTTTAAACGACCCAAGCCCTGATTTTTTTACCCCTTCGGTCATTATGAACCCTTCTAATCGACCGGAGCCCTGATTTTTTTACCCCTTCGGTCGTTATGAACCCTTCTAATCGACCGAAGTCCTGATTTTTTTACCCCTTCGGTCGTTATGAACCCCTTTAAACGACCGAAGCCCTGATTTTTTTAACGCTTCGGTCGTTATGAACCCTTCTAACCGACCGAAGACCTGATTTTTTTACCCCTTCGGTCGTTATGATGTAAATGTCAAGCTAAGTATGTACATTTTTGATTGTTTAAGAATGTACAAAAATTACTCGTTTTCCTTTTCCAAATGATTTTTAATACGATACGAATCACCAATTATGTTCACAACTGTTGCGTGGTGTAATACACGATCCAATATGGCATTTGCTATTTTTGTATCCTGGAAGACCTCATCCCACTGCTTAAAGCTTACATTTGTGGTTAATATGGTGCTTTTTTTCTCATATCTTAAATCAATTAGCTGGAAGAACAATTTGGCATCCTCACGATCAATTGGTAGATATCCAATTTCATCAATAATTAATAACTTATACTTTCCATAATGCTTTAATCGACTTTCTAAGCGATTTTCTAATTTTGCTCTTTTTAATTGCAGGATTAATTCATTACATTTTATAAAATAGGTACTGGTTCGTTTCTTGGCTGCTGCTATCCCTATGGCTGTTGCTAAATGTGTCTTTCCGACTCCACTAGGTCCCAAGAATACGATATTCTCTTTCTCTTCGAGAAATCGTAATGTTGTAAAATCAAGTATTTGCTGCTTGTTTACTGATGGTTGGAAATTAAAATCAAAATCCTTTATCTCTTTACGGTGGGGGAAGGCCCCCACCTTGACCATTGAATTAACCATGGTTTTTTCACGCATATCGATTTCATAATTTGTTAGTTTTAAGAGTGTGTCTACAAAAGATAATTGATTACTCATACCAAAATCAATCGTTTCACCAAGATGACCAATCATCTGTTTTAATTTTAAATACTCAAGGTTTTGCATTAATTGTTGATAACTACTATTCATTTTTATACACCTCATCAATCGCTCGTAAGTTATTTTTAGCCAGCTCATCAATATCCGGAAAGTGCGGAAGCCCTCTTGAGAGTGCCTCAACGTAGTGTTCTTTTTTATAGTTGAGTTTGATTTCACTGACCTCGTGTTTCGCGATTAACTCCGTGTTATAATAAATATGGATTTGATTATCATATACTTGTAAACCAACGGTTTTCCCTTTGTATTCAGCTGGAACTGAATACTGGTTTGATTTATAAGTAATCATGCAAGCGGAATTGACCTGTACAAGTTTATGGTGGATCTTATAAGAATCTCTTATTTGCTTTCTTGGTAGGGGCAATAAGAGATTTTTTTCTTGTTCAATGGCCAAAATAGGTATTTTCCCTGTACCCTGATGGTAACTGTGGTTAATCCGTTCACAAAGGCTCTGCACAAACGCATGAAGCTCCTCATAATCAAATTTTCCCTGATAGGCATGAATCTCGTCTATCAATTTCATAGGACTTTCAACTTTCCCCTTCGTCCTTGGTCGTCCTGCAATACAAGGCCTTACTTTAAACCCAAAATCCTTTTCAAATTGACCAAAGCGTTCATTCACTACTCCCTTTGAATACTCGGTTCGTGGTTCATCCATTACTGTTTTCATATTATCCGTCACAAGGTTTTTAGGCACTCCCCCAATGGCTTCAAAGCTTTCTGTCAGAAAGGACATCAATACGCTTTGTGACTTTGATATTGTTAAATGAAAGGTTCTAAAACGGGAATGGGACAAAAGAAAAACAGCCACATTTACATAAAGAATTTCTCCATCTTTCGTTATATACCGGATATTCTCCTTCCAATCTATTTGAGCTTGTTCACCCGGAAGGGTTTCATAACGAATTACGGAGTGAACAGTTTCTGTACGTTTCCCCTCACTAAAGTATGCTTGAAACTCTGGTTTACGAGCTATATAAGCTCGAAATGTTGACTGGGAACATTCCAGTCCATGATTATCTTTTAAATACTGCCATAGAACACGTTTATAAAAAAATCTCTGCTTAGACTCTCGGGAAAGCAGTAGCTTTATTACTCCGTAATAATCATCTATCTTAGATTCTCTATCTCGTTTCTTTTGAGGCACATATCCATTAATATATTTATCAACTGTCCTCCGATCTACATTTAATTCTCTAGCTAATTTACTCTTGTTAATTTTCATATTTAAATTCTCCATAAGAAGTTTAAGTTTTGGTAAGTCTGTAAGACTGTTGATTTCAAAATTTGTTGTAATATCTAGTTGAACATACATACTCTCCACCTCGATAAGAGTATGCCATGTACTACCCAAAACTGTACATTCTTATACAATCATTTCTGTACATATTAAAATTAGCATTTATAGTTATGAACCCTTTTAAACGACCCAAGCCCTGATTTTTTTACCCCTTCGGTCGTTATGAACCCTTCTAAACGACCGAAGCCCTGATTTTTTTACCCCTTCGGTCGTTAATAACCCTTTTAAACGACCGAAGCCCTGATTTTCTTAACGCTTCGGTCGTTATGAACTCGTCTCAACGACCGAAGCTCTAATTTTCCTTCCCCTTCTCTCATTAACCTCTAATTCGCACTTATTTTGGCATTCTAAATGACATATAAATTGACATTAAACCTATATAACAAAAAAATGGCATGCGTCAATTTACATGCCATTTCATCTGTCAATTTGTCTTCGACCACCCCACCGTGAACCCTTTAGGGGTAACCCCAATGCGTTTATTCAGTCTTTTTACTTTTTCTTCTTTTTATTATGATGAAAAGAAAGATAGAAACCAAAATATATACAATAACCATGGATGAGATAAGCGGAATATTAGCTCCACTCTTTTCAGTTAAGACATAGATTTCAGAGTTATCACGATCGAGTATTAGAATATATTGGTTGTCATGGCTACGAACAATATCCCCTGCAAGTAACCCACGAAGTTCTTTTCCGCCCTCTAGTTGCTCTTTCGTTAAAATTACCTTTTGTGATTTACTCGTATTATTAATAGCGACGATGGATGTTTCGCCTTTATAGGTACGTTTATAAACAACCATTCCCTTTTTCTCATACAGCATTTCCATGCTTCCTCTTGTTAAGGATGGCAGCTGATTTCTTAATTCACCTATTTTTGTAATATAGTCAATCAGTTCCTTATCCGCTCGAAAATTCATTTGCCTTCTGTTATCAGGAATATCTCCGCCAATTAAGGCTATCTCTGTCCCATAATAAACGAAGGGAATCCCTGGAGTAGTGTACATATAAGTTAATGCTGTTTTCCAGCGTGAACCAGGAAACTGTCTCTTTTCAACAATGTCAGTAGTGAATCTAGTGGTATACTCGTTATCCATTAATGATGCTTTTAAAAATGAATCTTCTCCTTTTTCATAATCTATAGATAGAGGTCCGAATGATTCATCTGTAGTGGCAAAGATTTTTCTTACACTTGCAAGATTAGAATAATCTAATAGACTGTCAATTCCCGCTTGTTTATATTGCTTTATATCTGATGAAGTACCTTTTGAAAAAATCCCAAGTAAGAACAAGTTCCTATTTGTATTTTTCATTTCTTTTGAAAAATTCTTCCAGAAACTTAACTTTGTCTTATCCACATCAGGTAGACTATAGCCATCAATATCCGTTTTCTTAACCCACCATTTTGCTGCATCAATTAAGTTTCCTTCATCCATTTGGTTTACAGAAGCTTTATTACTTGTAACAAAATCAATTAATACTTTCATTTTCCGGTCATGCGCTTCTTTAACAAGCTCCTGAAACTTCTTTATGCTGCCAAAATGCTCATCTGTTTTATAATAATCTTTTACCGAGAAGCCATCGTATCCTTGAGCAGTATTATCAAAAATGGGAGTTAAGCGTATTGCTGTGAATCCCATATCGTGTATGTAGTCAAGCCGATCAATAATTCCTTGAAAATCACCGCCATGATAGGCTAAAGGATCTTTAGCATTTACATCCACATCATTTGCAATATCCCCATTATTGAAGCGATCAATCATAATGGAATAAACCGTTTCATCCTGCCATAGGCGATTTTCCTTTTTTACCGCTGCCTCTGCAGGAACCGAAGAAAGTAACAAGAACGCCATTAAAATAAGTATCGTTTTTTTCATATACTATTACCTATCCTCCCTATAAAAAGGGAAGAGGATTTCCCCTTCCCTACAATCATTTTAATCTAATATAGGGTTAATTCCAAATGGAATAAGCACCTAACTACGTTTTTTCTATTAATTTACTATATTGATATTGTAATCCTTAAACCATGTATGAAGTTGCACTAGATAGGCTAATAATTGTGGTCCTGTCATCAACTGACCAAACCAAGGCTCTTGAAAGGATTTACCGCCGGAGCTAACAATCCCTTCTAGCTGGTCTTTTTGGAAGAATTCATGTAGAACAGAAGATTTATCTTGAAGAATTTGTTCCATCCATTTTTGAATGGCCATCGTATATTCCGGATTATGTGTCTTTGGATATGGGCTTTTCTTTCGGTAAAGCACCTCCTCAGGAAGAATTCCTTCAAATGCTTTCCGAAGGATGCCTTTTTCTCTGCCACGATACATCTTTATTTCCCAAGGGATATTCCAAACATATTCAACAAGGCGATGATCGGCAAAAGGAACACGGACCTCCA
The window above is part of the Bacillus sp. SORGH_AS_0510 genome. Proteins encoded here:
- a CDS encoding DUF3941 domain-containing protein → MPHTSDNDKKAQDNNALRHEKNMMREKNRQAGKNQYSKKTDHK
- the istB gene encoding IS21-like element helper ATPase IstB; the protein is MNSSYQQLMQNLEYLKLKQMIGHLGETIDFGMSNQLSFVDTLLKLTNYEIDMREKTMVNSMVKVGAFPHRKEIKDFDFNFQPSVNKQQILDFTTLRFLEEKENIVFLGPSGVGKTHLATAIGIAAAKKRTSTYFIKCNELILQLKRAKLENRLESRLKHYGKYKLLIIDEIGYLPIDREDAKLFFQLIDLRYEKKSTILTTNVSFKQWDEVFQDTKIANAILDRVLHHATVVNIIGDSYRIKNHLEKENE
- a CDS encoding alpha-amylase family glycosyl hydrolase, whose translation is MKKTILILMAFLLLSSVPAEAAVKKENRLWQDETVYSIMIDRFNNGDIANDVDVNAKDPLAYHGGDFQGIIDRLDYIHDMGFTAIRLTPIFDNTAQGYDGFSVKDYYKTDEHFGSIKKFQELVKEAHDRKMKVLIDFVTSNKASVNQMDEGNLIDAAKWWVKKTDIDGYSLPDVDKTKLSFWKNFSKEMKNTNRNLFLLGIFSKGTSSDIKQYKQAGIDSLLDYSNLASVRKIFATTDESFGPLSIDYEKGEDSFLKASLMDNEYTTRFTTDIVEKRQFPGSRWKTALTYMYTTPGIPFVYYGTEIALIGGDIPDNRRQMNFRADKELIDYITKIGELRNQLPSLTRGSMEMLYEKKGMVVYKRTYKGETSIVAINNTSKSQKVILTKEQLEGGKELRGLLAGDIVRSHDNQYILILDRDNSEIYVLTEKSGANIPLISSMVIVYILVSIFLFIIIKRRKSKKTE
- a CDS encoding S1 RNA-binding domain-containing protein codes for the protein MSINELIGQTATLTVARKAAFGYFLTDGNDDVLLHFNQAKQELEEGDEVEVFLFVDSEGRVSASTNIPEIAVGRYGWVKVTDTNPRIGVFLNIGLPKDILLGIDDLPVHKSVWPKIGDLVYITLKLSSNNLLYAKLATDPIIESISVKATRQHFNKNVQGHIYRTAKVGSWIYTIEGFKGFIHESQRGQEPRLGEKVEGRIIDVKEDGTVNVSLLARKAESQDIDSERIYEYLLSRNGAMPYSDKSMPEDIQERFNLSKGAFKRALGKLMKEGKAYQEGSWTYVKKD
- a CDS encoding SDR family oxidoreductase, which gives rise to MSNNQNNQKQTFPPQHQNHQPGIESEMNPRPIFVDPNYKAGGKLSGKTAIITGGDSGIGRAVAIYFAKEGADVSIAYLNEQQDAEETKQLIESEGRQCLLFSGDVGEEDHCKEIVKQTIDHFGKLDILVNNAAEQHPQQSLLNITAAQLEKTFRTNIFSYFHMTKMALPFLKKGASIINTASITAYEGNEQLLDYSATKGAIVSFTRSLAKSLATQGIRVNGVAPGPIWTPLIPSTFSADQVATFGSNTPMERAGQPYELAPSYVFLASDDSSFVSGQMIHVNGGKVVNG
- the istA gene encoding IS21 family transposase; amino-acid sequence: MYVQLDITTNFEINSLTDLPKLKLLMENLNMKINKSKLARELNVDRRTVDKYINGYVPQKKRDRESKIDDYYGVIKLLLSRESKQRFFYKRVLWQYLKDNHGLECSQSTFRAYIARKPEFQAYFSEGKRTETVHSVIRYETLPGEQAQIDWKENIRYITKDGEILYVNVAVFLLSHSRFRTFHLTISKSQSVLMSFLTESFEAIGGVPKNLVTDNMKTVMDEPRTEYSKGVVNERFGQFEKDFGFKVRPCIAGRPRTKGKVESPMKLIDEIHAYQGKFDYEELHAFVQSLCERINHSYHQGTGKIPILAIEQEKNLLLPLPRKQIRDSYKIHHKLVQVNSACMITYKSNQYSVPAEYKGKTVGLQVYDNQIHIYYNTELIAKHEVSEIKLNYKKEHYVEALSRGLPHFPDIDELAKNNLRAIDEVYKNE
- a CDS encoding YajQ family cyclic di-GMP-binding protein; this translates as MSKDSSFDIVSKVDFSEVTNAITQTMKEISTRYDFKGSKSEVSLDKEELVLISDDEYKLDQLKDVLLGKMIKRGIPIRNLDYGKIEKASGGTVRQRAKLIQGIDKENAKKINTIIKNSGVKVKSQVQDDQVRVSGKNRDDLQKIISLVRDADLTVDVQFINYR